A region from the Euleptes europaea isolate rEulEur1 chromosome 13, rEulEur1.hap1, whole genome shotgun sequence genome encodes:
- the LOC130486615 gene encoding pinopsin-like — translation MPLALGAGSLTRSAGGSIGHLSSVEAGLGRPGLAAPAACLGVILLLGCLDNLLGVLLFARSRSLRTPLHLMLLNISLSHLLLCLLGTPLRFAASLRGRCSGFANALLGVVSLVSLALLSYERYVIVLHRHTQADVSAYHKSWLCIAISWLYSLIWTLPPFFGWSSYGPEGPGISCSVNWHLRTPNNISYIICLFVFCLVFPLLTMMYCYGRILQAIRMQVSRFHQTSVQKREHHILFMVVTMVICYLLCWMPYGIVSLIATFGKPGMITPAVSLVPSILAKVSTCVNPILYVLLNKQFYECFTILVKCGPPPQHMETTFEFKSEPRFSHSWQSRRNPLASNAGQ, via the exons ATGCCCCTGGCTCTAGGCGCCGGGAGCCTCACCCGGAGCGCGGGGGGAAGCATCGGCCACCTGAGCAGCGTCGAGGCCGGCCTGGGTCGCCCGGGGCTGGCGGCCCCCGCCGCTTGCCTGGGGGTCATCCTGCTGCTGGGCTGCCTCGACAACCTGCTGGGGGTGCTGCTCTTCGCCCGCTCCCGGAGCCTCCGCACGCCCCTCCACCTGATGCTGCTCAACATCAGCCTCAGCCACCTGCTGCTCTGCCTCTTGGGCACCCCGCTCCGCTTCGCCGCCAGCCTGCGCGGCCGCTGCTCCGGCTTCGCCAACGCCCTCCTGG GCGTTGTCTCCCTGGTCTCACTCGCCCTCCTTTCCTACGAACGTTACGTGATTGTCCTGCACAGACACACCCAGGCGGACGTGTCTGCTTACCACAAGTCCTGGCTTTGCATAGCCATCTCCTGGCTCTACTCCTTGATCTGGACCTTGCCGCCTTTCTTTGGCTGGAGCAGCTACGGCCCTGAAGGGCCTGGCATTTCCTGCTCCGTCAATTGGCACCTCAGGACTCCCAACAACATATCTTACATCATCTGCCTCTTTGTCTTTTGCCTTGTCTTCCCTCTCCTGACAATGATGTATTGTTATGGGAGAATCCTGCAAGCCATCAGAATG CAGGTTTCTAGGTTTCACCAGACATCTGTTCAGAAAAGGGAACATCACATTCTGTTTATGGTAGTGACCATGGTTATCTGTTATCTCCTCTGCTGGATGCCATATGGGATAGTCTCTCTGATTGCAACATTTGGCAAGCCTGGAATGATCACACCAGCAGTGAGCCTCGTCCCTTCCATTTTGGCAAAGGTCAGCACGTGTGTTAACCCCATCCTTTATGTGCTTTTGAACAAACAG TTTTATGAGTGTTTCACAATCCTTGTGAAATGTGGGCCTCCGCCTCAGCACATGGAAACCACTTTTGAGTTCAAAAGTGAGCCAAGATTTTCACACAGCTGGCAGAGCAGAAGAAACCCACTTGCTTCAAACGCAGGGCAATAA